The uncultured Paludibaculum sp. sequence TCGACACACCCAGCGCCTGCCGGATAGCGAATTCTCGACGGCGCGAGGCGCCCCGCACCAACAACAGATTCGCCACATTCACACAGGCGATGAGGAGAACCAAGCAAGCCGCCGCCATTAGAAGCGTCAACGCCGGCTTCATTTCGCGGATCTGCCGTGTCTCGGAGAGCGGAGTGATCCAGGCGCCGTAGCCCGAGTTCTCTTTTGGGTAGACGGCGGCCAACCGGGAGACGATTGTCTCCATCTCGGCCTGGGCCTGTAGGAGCGACACGTCGGGCTTTCTCCGTCCCGCTACGTACAGATAGTGAGGACCGCGTGCGGCGCGGGCCTCCGCTGTCAGATTCAACGAGAGCCAGAGGGGCGGCTGGTAGGCAGCGGGCCAGCCAGGTGGAAACGAGAAGCCCTTCGGCATGACGCCGACGATGGTGACCGGTTCGCCATCCACGCCCAGGGAACGGCCTAACACAGCCGGATCCCCACCGAATCGAGCCTGCCAGAACGCGTAGCTCAACACGGCGGAGCGCGCTCCTTCGGCTCTATCCTCCGGCTCCACAATGCCACGCCCCAGCACGGGCGCAACGCCCAGAAGGGGAAACAGGTTGGACGAGACACGCACCAAAGTCAGTTCCTCCGGTTCGCCACCACCGGTCAGACTGGACTGATGCGCGATGCGGTAAGCGCCCAAGCCGGTAAAGGCTTGGTTGGAAGCACGCCAGTCGACGAGGTTGGCCCACGTCGTGCCCCCCGTCTGCCAGCCGTTCTGCAGGTTCTTCACGCTGACATCGACCAGCGTCGAAGGGTCGGCATAGTTCATGGGCGCCAGCCAGGCGGAGTACAGCACGCTGAAGACGCTGGTGTTCACTCCGATGCCCAACGCCATGGTGAGCAGAACCACAGCAGAAAAGGCTGGGTTGGCGCGCAGCGTACGCACGGTATAGCGAAGGTCCTGCCACAGCGTCTCAAGGAACGGGATGCCTCGCTGATCACGATACGCCTCTCGGATCTGGTCGTGCCCGCCCAACGCCAGCCTCGCTGCCCGCGCCGCCTCGGCCGGAGTCATGCCTCCGGCCACGTACTCGTCGGCGAGCATCGCTAGATGGACGTCCAACTCTTCGTCGAGCTCGGTACGATCTGAATCGGCGCCGAATGCGCCGCGCAGGCGCTTCCACCACTCCCGCCAGATGATCATGCGCCCGCCTCCAGCACACGCCGCATCATCGCCACCGTGCGCTGCCACTCACGCTCCTCCTGCTCCAGACGCTTCTGGCCGGCCTCTGTGAGCGAGTAATACTTGGCGCGCCGGTTGTTTTCGCTGGTGTCCCAGCGGCTGTCAATCCAGCCTCGCTGCTCCAGGCGAAGCAAGGCGGGATAGATGGTTCCCTGGTTCAGGAAAAGGGATCCCTCGGCCGCCTGCTCAATCCGCCGGGCAATGCCGAAGCCATGCAGCGGACCCATTGTTTGCAGCGTCTTCATGACGAGAAGGTCCAAGGTGCCGTAGGGCACTTCCGCACGTGGCGCATCCATAGAGCACTCCTGTTGTCTTTTCGTGTTGTCTATCAACAGAAGTATAGACCCGACTTGAATCCCTGACAAGCGTCCATCACGAAATGCTCTCTCGTCCTCTCGCTGTAACGTCGAATCAATACTCGCGTGGTATTCTTTCGCCCATGCGCCGCCGAACCTTCCTTTCCGCACTGAGCTTTGCGCTTGCCGATTCCCTGCCCGGGCAAGAGACACCCAAGTTCTCTTCGAACCCTTTTCAATTGGGTGTCGCGTCGGGCGACCCGGCTCCGGACGGCGCTGTACTTTGGACACGTCTGATGGGCGAGAACCTAAAGGCTCCGGTCCCCGTACGCTGGGTTGTCGCCTCCGACGAGCGCTGCACCAAGGTCGTTAAGAAGGGCACCGCAATGGCTGTCCCCGACCTTGCCCACTCTGTGCATGTCGAGGTGAGCGGACTCGCTCCGAACCGGCCCTATTGGTACCAATTTGTGGCCGGCAGCGAGGAATCTCCCATCGGCCGTACGCGCACGGCACCCGCCGTTGGGGCCGGACTCGATCGTCTTCGCTTCTCCTTTGCGTCCTGCCAGCACTACGAGACCGGCCTCTATACCGCCTACGACCACATGGTCCAGGAAGACCTCGACCTCATCGTGTTCCTCGGCGACTACATCTATGAGA is a genomic window containing:
- a CDS encoding PadR family transcriptional regulator is translated as MDAPRAEVPYGTLDLLVMKTLQTMGPLHGFGIARRIEQAAEGSLFLNQGTIYPALLRLEQRGWIDSRWDTSENNRRAKYYSLTEAGQKRLEQEEREWQRTVAMMRRVLEAGA